A genome region from Solirubrobacter pauli includes the following:
- a CDS encoding glucoamylase family protein — translation MRSKVLAALGAAVVFTLAAPAAATATGGGGHGGDRQLREYAQRTWSSFVAMTDERSGLPADILEADGTRSVQTSTTNVGAYMWSAVVAERLGFIHKRELERRLERTLTTLERLERPQNTGGQFYNWYDHRTGQKLTVWPPSGAPLTPILSSVDNGWLAVGLRIVENSVPKLSRRAGALYASMDFGFYYRPEANRILFHYVPDTGEAPCCYDTVVSESRIADYIGIARGQIPEKAYYGRWRTFPDTCDYSWQETRPVGQTRTYFGVNVFEGAYPYAGMLVTPSWSGSMFEALMPDLFVPEDQWAPRSWGVNHPNTVRAQIHHGLKEAGYGVWGFSPSNVPEGGYAVYGVDGIGLDPAGAPSNKDNTLIDNGFSGCDGRPAVPNPPPSAYTNGVVTPHAAFLGLRYAPRETLQNLTRLQRDFPGLYTKWGFRDSVNVQTKAVSGSYLSLDQGMIMASLGNALDRDVLRRAFGDRVLERRLRPVIGIEQFGARSSGG, via the coding sequence ATGCGAAGCAAGGTCCTGGCCGCGCTGGGCGCGGCCGTCGTCTTCACACTCGCCGCTCCGGCGGCGGCGACCGCCACGGGAGGTGGCGGCCATGGCGGTGACCGGCAGCTGCGCGAGTACGCGCAGCGCACCTGGTCCTCGTTCGTGGCGATGACCGACGAGCGCTCCGGGCTGCCGGCCGACATCCTCGAGGCCGACGGCACACGCAGCGTCCAGACGTCGACGACCAACGTCGGCGCGTACATGTGGAGCGCGGTCGTCGCGGAGCGGTTGGGCTTCATCCACAAGCGTGAGCTCGAACGCCGGCTCGAGCGCACGCTCACCACGCTCGAACGCCTCGAACGCCCGCAGAACACGGGCGGCCAGTTCTACAACTGGTACGACCACCGCACGGGCCAGAAGCTCACGGTGTGGCCGCCGAGCGGCGCGCCGCTGACGCCGATCCTGTCGTCGGTGGACAACGGCTGGCTCGCGGTCGGCCTGCGGATCGTCGAGAACAGCGTCCCGAAGCTCTCGCGCCGCGCCGGCGCGCTCTACGCGTCGATGGACTTCGGCTTCTATTACCGGCCGGAGGCCAACCGGATCCTGTTCCACTACGTGCCGGACACCGGCGAAGCCCCCTGTTGCTACGACACCGTCGTCAGCGAGAGCCGGATCGCCGACTACATCGGCATCGCCCGCGGCCAGATCCCCGAGAAGGCCTACTACGGCCGCTGGCGCACGTTCCCGGACACGTGCGACTACAGCTGGCAGGAGACGCGGCCGGTCGGCCAGACCCGCACGTACTTCGGCGTGAACGTGTTCGAGGGCGCGTACCCGTACGCCGGGATGCTCGTGACGCCGTCGTGGAGCGGGTCGATGTTCGAGGCGCTGATGCCCGACCTGTTCGTGCCCGAGGACCAGTGGGCGCCGCGCTCGTGGGGCGTCAACCACCCCAACACGGTCCGCGCGCAGATCCACCACGGCCTCAAGGAGGCCGGCTACGGCGTGTGGGGCTTCTCCCCGTCCAACGTGCCCGAGGGCGGCTACGCGGTCTACGGCGTGGACGGCATCGGCCTCGACCCGGCCGGCGCGCCCTCGAACAAGGACAACACGCTGATCGACAACGGCTTCAGCGGCTGCGACGGCCGCCCGGCCGTGCCGAACCCGCCGCCGTCGGCGTACACCAACGGCGTCGTGACGCCGCACGCCGCCTTCCTCGGCCTGCGCTACGCGCCGCGCGAGACGCTGCAGAACCTGACCCGGCTGCAGCGCGACTTCCCGGGCCTGTACACGAAGTGGGGCTTCCGCGACAGCGTCAACGTGCAGACCAAGGCCGTGTCGGGCTCGTACCTGTCGCTCGACCAGGGGATGATCATGGCGTCGCTCGGCAACGCGCTCGACCGTGACGTGCTGCGCCGCGCGTTCGGCGACCGGGTGCTCGAACGGCGCCTGCGTCCGGTGATCGGGATCGAGCAGTTCGGCGCGCGTTCGTCCGGCGGCTGA
- a CDS encoding glycoside hydrolase family 16 protein, with product MSRLLLLAVLAVLIVPSTANAATATAFSDGFSTLEATRWTAGEHQLGRSALTAGNVVVGNGALALVLPDGTTDGGEIRSTQTYASGVATARMQVADAPSSITGFFLYAAPDYASEIDIEVFNDPSGRVMFTTYAGGRQTHTETRTLGFDPTAAMHDYEIAWSNGRVTFSVDGTALRTWNNGVTKLPMNLFANAWFPSWLDGLAPAGRRATVIDQIEYRRR from the coding sequence ATGTCGCGCCTGCTGCTCCTCGCCGTCCTCGCTGTGCTGATCGTGCCCTCGACCGCCAACGCCGCCACCGCCACCGCGTTCAGCGACGGCTTCTCGACTTTGGAGGCCACACGCTGGACCGCGGGTGAGCACCAGTTGGGGCGCAGTGCGCTGACGGCCGGCAACGTGGTCGTCGGCAACGGCGCGCTCGCGCTCGTCCTGCCCGACGGCACCACCGACGGCGGGGAGATCCGCAGCACGCAGACCTACGCGAGCGGCGTCGCCACGGCCCGCATGCAGGTCGCGGACGCGCCGTCCTCGATCACCGGCTTCTTCCTCTACGCGGCGCCCGACTACGCGAGCGAGATCGACATCGAGGTCTTCAACGACCCGTCGGGCCGGGTGATGTTCACGACCTACGCCGGTGGCCGGCAGACGCACACCGAGACGCGCACGCTCGGGTTCGACCCGACGGCGGCGATGCACGACTACGAGATCGCGTGGAGCAACGGGCGCGTGACGTTCAGCGTCGACGGCACCGCGCTGCGCACCTGGAACAACGGCGTGACGAAGCTGCCGATGAACCTGTTCGCGAACGCCTGGTTCCCGTCCTGGCTGGACGGGCTCGCGCCCGCGGGCCGGCGGGCGACGGTCATCGATCAGATCGAGTACCGCCGCCGCTGA
- a CDS encoding CGNR zinc finger domain-containing protein, whose protein sequence is MRQEDKRRIGEELEPGDRPKAPGRLALLQRFVNTHNHDFPPEWDRLGDARTANAWLAKAGFGGIDTDEDARRLRAFREDLRALIVGRAATFPPAGMIVVVAADGHTRLEPAEDGVDGVIATVLGVLHEAQLSGDWARMKACRKCEYAFYDRSKNRSATWCSMSICGNRTKNRAYYRRQRP, encoded by the coding sequence ATGCGTCAGGAGGACAAGCGCCGCATCGGCGAGGAGCTCGAGCCCGGCGACCGGCCGAAGGCGCCCGGGCGATTGGCGCTGCTGCAGCGGTTCGTCAACACGCACAACCACGACTTCCCGCCCGAGTGGGATCGACTCGGGGACGCGCGGACGGCCAACGCGTGGCTCGCGAAGGCCGGGTTCGGCGGCATCGACACCGACGAGGACGCGCGGCGGCTGCGTGCGTTCCGGGAGGACCTGCGCGCGCTGATCGTCGGCCGGGCCGCCACGTTCCCGCCGGCCGGCATGATCGTCGTCGTCGCCGCGGACGGCCACACGCGCCTCGAACCGGCGGAAGACGGCGTCGACGGCGTCATCGCCACCGTCCTCGGCGTCCTCCACGAGGCGCAGCTCAGCGGCGACTGGGCCCGGATGAAGGCCTGCCGGAAGTGCGAGTACGCGTTCTACGACCGGTCGAAGAACCGCTCGGCCACCTGGTGCTCGATGTCGATCTGCGGGAACCGGACGAAGAACCGCGCCTACTACCGGCGACAGCGCCCGTGA
- a CDS encoding ABC transporter permease — protein sequence MYHLLARRLPALVLTAIISISIGHVLFTSHTGVDQMTFGAAIVDTPGHLLDIARGELGVTNGEGCNPGRKRKADPVMLCTGWGTGTVAAMMRARVPVDLQLIIGGVLLGTLLGVAAGRWCAMYPRTRITRALHVTIAFLLSCPPYFLAFAVLVFFSWNSGTYKLPFVSGQGDYRPFGEDPAAFLKAMWVPWLCCALPMAAFVSRIAEASLSEALHEDFIRTARAKGVGERNVLNRHALPFSSPPIAGLIGVNVSTMLITAAAIEYGFGIPGMFVTIRGAIYSRDVPVLEALILEGVILIVIANFLVDAFQTRLDPRIRHG from the coding sequence GTGTACCACCTCCTCGCACGCCGGCTGCCGGCGCTGGTCCTGACCGCGATCATCTCGATCTCGATCGGCCACGTGCTGTTCACGTCGCACACCGGGGTGGACCAGATGACCTTCGGCGCGGCGATCGTGGACACGCCCGGGCACCTGCTGGACATCGCCCGCGGCGAGCTGGGGGTCACCAACGGCGAGGGCTGCAACCCGGGACGCAAGCGCAAGGCGGACCCGGTGATGCTGTGCACCGGCTGGGGCACGGGGACGGTCGCGGCGATGATGCGCGCCCGCGTCCCGGTCGACCTGCAGCTGATCATCGGCGGCGTGCTGCTGGGCACGCTGCTCGGCGTGGCCGCCGGGCGCTGGTGCGCGATGTACCCACGGACGCGGATCACGCGCGCGCTGCACGTGACGATCGCGTTCCTGCTCTCGTGCCCGCCGTACTTCCTCGCGTTCGCGGTCCTCGTCTTCTTCTCGTGGAACAGCGGCACCTACAAGCTCCCGTTCGTCTCCGGGCAGGGCGACTACCGGCCGTTCGGCGAGGACCCCGCGGCGTTCCTGAAGGCGATGTGGGTGCCGTGGCTGTGCTGCGCGCTGCCGATGGCCGCGTTCGTCTCGCGGATCGCGGAGGCGAGCCTGAGCGAGGCGCTGCACGAGGACTTCATCCGCACCGCACGCGCCAAGGGCGTCGGCGAGCGCAACGTGCTCAACCGCCACGCGCTGCCGTTCTCCTCGCCGCCGATCGCGGGCCTGATCGGCGTGAACGTCTCGACCATGCTGATCACCGCCGCCGCGATCGAGTACGGCTTCGGGATCCCCGGCATGTTCGTGACGATCCGCGGCGCGATCTACAGCCGCGACGTGCCGGTGCTCGAGGCGCTGATCCTGGAGGGCGTGATCCTCATCGTGATCGCCAACTTCCTCGTCGACGCGTTCCAGACCCGGTTGGACCCGCGCATCCGGCACGGGTGA
- a CDS encoding TetR/AcrR family transcriptional regulator: MSPRPAPDLDHRRDEVIRAARVLAEDEGWAAVTMRRLASLVGATQPVLYTAFAGRQALIDAVAVSGFRDLAAALAAVEPAPRARMRAYLDFAAAHPRLYEAMFSLPSGLRFAADDTPEPLRRAFAGVQVVFPDADGTRAEVAWSALHGLATLQAGGRLRPSHAQARLELLHALLTG, from the coding sequence ATGTCGCCCCGACCCGCTCCGGACCTCGACCACCGACGCGACGAGGTGATCCGTGCCGCCCGCGTGCTCGCCGAGGACGAGGGCTGGGCCGCGGTCACCATGCGCCGCCTCGCCTCGCTCGTCGGCGCCACGCAGCCCGTGCTCTACACGGCGTTCGCCGGCCGCCAGGCGCTGATCGACGCCGTGGCGGTCAGCGGCTTCCGCGACCTGGCCGCAGCACTCGCGGCGGTGGAGCCGGCGCCGCGCGCGCGGATGCGCGCCTACCTGGACTTCGCGGCCGCGCACCCGCGGCTGTACGAGGCGATGTTCTCGCTGCCCTCGGGGCTGCGGTTCGCCGCCGACGACACGCCGGAGCCGCTGCGGCGGGCGTTCGCCGGCGTGCAGGTGGTGTTCCCGGACGCGGACGGCACGCGGGCGGAGGTGGCGTGGTCGGCGCTGCACGGCCTGGCCACGCTGCAGGCCGGCGGGCGCCTGCGACCGAGCCACGCGCAGGCGCGGCTGGAGCTCCTGCACGCCCTGCTCACCGGCTGA
- a CDS encoding DUF4267 domain-containing protein — MELAALLLVLVACVAIIAIGLRFFLQPRAALLAFGVDVESPRALTEIKGARDITSGVVLLVVWAAAGRSALGWAAVAAAITPIADALIVVVNGGKRSTALSIHGLTAVLLVAAGLVLAFA, encoded by the coding sequence ATGGAACTCGCCGCTCTGCTGCTCGTGCTCGTCGCCTGTGTGGCGATCATCGCCATCGGCCTGCGCTTCTTCCTCCAGCCGCGCGCCGCGCTGCTCGCCTTCGGGGTCGACGTCGAGAGCCCGCGCGCGCTGACCGAGATCAAAGGCGCCCGGGACATCACGTCGGGCGTGGTGCTGCTCGTCGTCTGGGCGGCCGCGGGCCGCTCGGCGCTCGGCTGGGCGGCGGTCGCCGCGGCCATCACGCCGATCGCGGACGCGCTGATCGTGGTCGTCAACGGCGGCAAGCGCTCGACCGCGCTGAGCATCCACGGGCTGACCGCCGTGCTGCTCGTCGCCGCGGGCCTCGTGCTGGCGTTCGCCTGA
- a CDS encoding RNA polymerase sigma factor, protein MDFEHLYRTTYPKVRTYARSLASSEADADDAVAETYTTAWRRQADIPRGAELGWLIGVTRRVLANARRSERRVGALRALLGAQPRVDAPDPSELIDDVTLRSALLQLEPMDREALVLTAWLDLSGADAAHALGITPAAYRMRISRARRRLRAALSTSSTVEHPQWT, encoded by the coding sequence GTGGACTTCGAGCACCTCTACCGGACGACGTATCCGAAGGTCCGGACCTATGCCCGGTCACTCGCGTCGTCGGAGGCCGACGCCGACGACGCGGTCGCCGAGACCTACACCACGGCCTGGAGACGCCAGGCCGACATCCCGCGCGGCGCCGAGCTCGGCTGGCTGATCGGGGTGACCCGCCGCGTGCTCGCCAACGCCCGCCGCTCCGAGCGGCGGGTGGGCGCGCTCCGGGCCCTGCTCGGCGCCCAGCCGCGCGTGGACGCGCCGGACCCGTCGGAGCTGATCGACGACGTCACCCTGCGCTCCGCGCTCCTGCAGCTCGAGCCGATGGACCGTGAGGCGCTCGTCCTGACGGCCTGGCTCGACCTCTCCGGCGCCGACGCCGCGCACGCCCTGGGCATCACGCCCGCCGCGTACCGGATGCGGATCTCCCGGGCGCGCCGGCGACTGCGCGCGGCCCTGAGCACCTCCTCGACCGTGGAGCACCCCCAATGGACGTAG